From the genome of Acropora palmata chromosome 4, jaAcrPala1.3, whole genome shotgun sequence, one region includes:
- the LOC141878736 gene encoding uncharacterized protein LOC141878736 isoform X1, producing the protein MCDRLLGSHLKTSEKVLKSVVKLFVQISTPNYSMPWQMKRQQQVFGSGFVISGRRILTNGHVVAYQKSVRVRKHGDAKKYNAHVIHVGHECDIAMLGVADETFWEDLCPLEFGEVPALEEDVVCVGFPTGGDNISVTRGVVSRVEIQRYAHSAVELLAIQIDAAINSGNSGGPALQDDKVIGIAFETLDNAENIGYIIPVTVIKHFLDDIEKSNMYNGFCRLGIKWQPIESEHMRNYFQLSSDQTGVLVTKVLPLFSCSAVLKRGDVLMAVDNEVIADNGTVHFRGNERILFDYKLSQMFLGDICTLKILRQGEVMIVEVKLDLVTSLVPTQLYDKRPSYLVYAGLVFVSLSQPYMQHQYGKDWARKAPIRLCDRVLYGILDKTGQEVVLLSQVLASELTIGYETMANLQLFKVNGIPILNLKHLASVLDQITMPFSNSEKFHNPAAKSEVTVTAANCLEESSLPKPTEISVKNCATNQRQNENLIPLKEVGDVDESNSRSLAKIKTLEDVKKDSERGTPVCEGETDSLADCPRSPVQWSKQDFEKDSCPAESFFSSGNSGVEEDPTLLNRNDFVHFELDKDRIIVLHIPTSYKAAPEILQQYAIGQPRSDDLPAPP; encoded by the exons ATGTGTGATAGGCTGTTAGGATCGCATTTGAAGACCAGTGAAAAG GTCCTAAAGTCAGTAGTAAAACTCTTTGTTCAGATTTCTACACCAAACTACAGCATGCCCTGGCAAATGAAACGGCAACAGCAAGTATTTGGATCAGGGTTTGTCATTTCTGGGCGACGAATACTCACAAATGGGCATGTGGTTGCATACCAGAAGTCG gTACGTGTACGAAAGCATGGCGATGCTAAGAAATATAATGCTCATGTTATACATGTTGGCCATGAATGTGACATTGCCATG CTTGGTGTGGCAGATGAAACATTCTGGGAAGATTTGTGTCCTCTTGAGTTTGGTGAGGTCCCTGCTCTTGAAGAAGATGTCGTCTGTGTTGGTTTTCCGACTGGCGGTGATAATATCAGCGTTACAAGAGGCGTGGTATCTAGGGTGGAAATCCAGAGATATGCGCATTCAGCTGTGGAGCTGTTGGCTATTCAG ATTGATGCAGCAATTAACAGTGGAAACAGTGGTGGTCCAGCTCTGCAAGATGACAAAGTTATTGGAATTGCGTTTGAAACTTTAGATAATGCTGAAAATATTGGATACATTATACCT GTGACTGTTATTAAACATTTCTTGGATGACATTGAAAAGAGTAACATGTATAATGGCTTTTGTCGCTTGGGAATCAAATGGCAACCAATTGAAAGCGAGCACATGCGCAACTACTTTCAGCTGTCGAGCGATCAGACTGGCGTGCTTGTGACCAAGGTCCTTCCATTGTTCAGCTGCAGTGCGGTGCTCAAGCGAGGCGATGTTTTGATGGCTGTGGACAATGAAGTGATTGCTGACAATGGCACA GTACATTTCCGTGGAAATGAGCGCATCCTGTTTGATTACAAATTGTCGCAAATGTTCCTGGGTGACATTTGTACGTTGAAGATTCTCAGGCAGGGTGAGGTCATGATTGTGGAGGTGAAACTGGACTTGGTAACGTCACTTGTACCAACTCAGCTATATGACAAAAGGCCAAG CTATCTTGTGTATGCTGGTTTAGTCTTTGTGTCTCTATCCCAGCCCTACATGCAGCATCAGTACGGAAAGGATTGGGCTCGAAAAGCTCCCATAAGACTGTGTGACCGTGTTTTGTATGGCATTTTGGATAAAACTGGACAAGAAGTTGTATTATTAAGTCAG GTTCTGGCGTCAGAGCTAACCATAGGCTACGAAACAATGGCAAATCTACAGCTCTTTAAAGTGAACGGAATTCCTATCCTGAATTTAAAGCATCTTGCATCCGTATTGGATCAGATCACAATGCCATTCAGCAACAGCGAAAAATTTCACAACCCTGCGGCGAAATCTGAGGTGACTGTTACAGCAGCAAACTGTTTGGAAGAAAGCTCTCTTCCAAAACCAACTGAGATATCCGTGAAAAACTGTGCAACAAACCAGAGGCAGAATGAAAACCTGATTCCCTTGAAAGAGGTGGGCGACGTTGATGAATCAAACAGTCGCTCGTTagcgaaaataaaaacactgGAAGATGTAAAAAAGGACAGCGAAAGAGGGACCCCTGTCTGTGAAGGAGAGACGGATTCGCTGGCAGATTGCCCACGCTCTCCGGTCCAGTGGAGTAAGCAAGATTTCGAAAAAGATTCATGTCCGGCGGAATCATTTTTCTCGTCAGGAAACTCAGGGGTTGAGGAAGATCCGACTCTATTAAACAGAAATGATTTCGTCCATTTCGAGCTGGATAAAGACAGGATTATTGTACTTCACATCCCAACATCCTATAAGGCCGCCCCTGAAATATTGCAGCAATATGCAATCGGTCAGCCTCGCTCGGATGATCTGCCTGCCCCACCTTAG
- the LOC141878736 gene encoding uncharacterized protein LOC141878736 isoform X2 gives MSEILLKVRVRKHGDAKKYNAHVIHVGHECDIAMLGVADETFWEDLCPLEFGEVPALEEDVVCVGFPTGGDNISVTRGVVSRVEIQRYAHSAVELLAIQIDAAINSGNSGGPALQDDKVIGIAFETLDNAENIGYIIPVTVIKHFLDDIEKSNMYNGFCRLGIKWQPIESEHMRNYFQLSSDQTGVLVTKVLPLFSCSAVLKRGDVLMAVDNEVIADNGTVHFRGNERILFDYKLSQMFLGDICTLKILRQGEVMIVEVKLDLVTSLVPTQLYDKRPSYLVYAGLVFVSLSQPYMQHQYGKDWARKAPIRLCDRVLYGILDKTGQEVVLLSQVLASELTIGYETMANLQLFKVNGIPILNLKHLASVLDQITMPFSNSEKFHNPAAKSEVTVTAANCLEESSLPKPTEISVKNCATNQRQNENLIPLKEVGDVDESNSRSLAKIKTLEDVKKDSERGTPVCEGETDSLADCPRSPVQWSKQDFEKDSCPAESFFSSGNSGVEEDPTLLNRNDFVHFELDKDRIIVLHIPTSYKAAPEILQQYAIGQPRSDDLPAPP, from the exons ATGTCTGAAATTCTACTGAAG gTACGTGTACGAAAGCATGGCGATGCTAAGAAATATAATGCTCATGTTATACATGTTGGCCATGAATGTGACATTGCCATG CTTGGTGTGGCAGATGAAACATTCTGGGAAGATTTGTGTCCTCTTGAGTTTGGTGAGGTCCCTGCTCTTGAAGAAGATGTCGTCTGTGTTGGTTTTCCGACTGGCGGTGATAATATCAGCGTTACAAGAGGCGTGGTATCTAGGGTGGAAATCCAGAGATATGCGCATTCAGCTGTGGAGCTGTTGGCTATTCAG ATTGATGCAGCAATTAACAGTGGAAACAGTGGTGGTCCAGCTCTGCAAGATGACAAAGTTATTGGAATTGCGTTTGAAACTTTAGATAATGCTGAAAATATTGGATACATTATACCT GTGACTGTTATTAAACATTTCTTGGATGACATTGAAAAGAGTAACATGTATAATGGCTTTTGTCGCTTGGGAATCAAATGGCAACCAATTGAAAGCGAGCACATGCGCAACTACTTTCAGCTGTCGAGCGATCAGACTGGCGTGCTTGTGACCAAGGTCCTTCCATTGTTCAGCTGCAGTGCGGTGCTCAAGCGAGGCGATGTTTTGATGGCTGTGGACAATGAAGTGATTGCTGACAATGGCACA GTACATTTCCGTGGAAATGAGCGCATCCTGTTTGATTACAAATTGTCGCAAATGTTCCTGGGTGACATTTGTACGTTGAAGATTCTCAGGCAGGGTGAGGTCATGATTGTGGAGGTGAAACTGGACTTGGTAACGTCACTTGTACCAACTCAGCTATATGACAAAAGGCCAAG CTATCTTGTGTATGCTGGTTTAGTCTTTGTGTCTCTATCCCAGCCCTACATGCAGCATCAGTACGGAAAGGATTGGGCTCGAAAAGCTCCCATAAGACTGTGTGACCGTGTTTTGTATGGCATTTTGGATAAAACTGGACAAGAAGTTGTATTATTAAGTCAG GTTCTGGCGTCAGAGCTAACCATAGGCTACGAAACAATGGCAAATCTACAGCTCTTTAAAGTGAACGGAATTCCTATCCTGAATTTAAAGCATCTTGCATCCGTATTGGATCAGATCACAATGCCATTCAGCAACAGCGAAAAATTTCACAACCCTGCGGCGAAATCTGAGGTGACTGTTACAGCAGCAAACTGTTTGGAAGAAAGCTCTCTTCCAAAACCAACTGAGATATCCGTGAAAAACTGTGCAACAAACCAGAGGCAGAATGAAAACCTGATTCCCTTGAAAGAGGTGGGCGACGTTGATGAATCAAACAGTCGCTCGTTagcgaaaataaaaacactgGAAGATGTAAAAAAGGACAGCGAAAGAGGGACCCCTGTCTGTGAAGGAGAGACGGATTCGCTGGCAGATTGCCCACGCTCTCCGGTCCAGTGGAGTAAGCAAGATTTCGAAAAAGATTCATGTCCGGCGGAATCATTTTTCTCGTCAGGAAACTCAGGGGTTGAGGAAGATCCGACTCTATTAAACAGAAATGATTTCGTCCATTTCGAGCTGGATAAAGACAGGATTATTGTACTTCACATCCCAACATCCTATAAGGCCGCCCCTGAAATATTGCAGCAATATGCAATCGGTCAGCCTCGCTCGGATGATCTGCCTGCCCCACCTTAG
- the LOC141878735 gene encoding anoctamin-7-like gives MQCADRNVNDTVKILNGDSGVGYDKKKRKKTKRPRYLTSTEEQPGECLRQPSSHSYGQQSARLMPLENMIGSVEKLAHIHEGLSTHHTQKNHDEKDIRKLALQLAITKSSEVKTNKVLHHDYVLVHKTGDNSNVHEKLRKKYERELHDQGFRLDRKYTADKTFVVLHCSFERLCEEAEKVSLEMPLEGYVVGETSNYSLWKRFWDHFKTDDEVDFVSAPFCVSKSHLYEGINNPDTFFRPALRSLLVHHILTDMDIRDKESRQLGHNAQGLGYMLLEGAYTDAFILHERSLYDTQFPPNDNGDDSSFLHSQDIADPRKALHDTWLKHFRYQPLWKIRNYFGEKIALYFGWLGLLTSSLIIPMLLGFAVFLWGLVVGIKDNPLNEERSSTSSSITLWAKNSFDNEVTPFFALIICLWGTIFLETWKRENARLSYQWDVDTFEEQQPNRPQYYGTVMKRDPVTGEEISFYPFIRRFFKMSGSFGIMLFMICLVLGSVVAVIIYRVIAREDLFKERGATGPLLASVTSTFINTLSIMIMGKLYQKLAVILTDWENHRTQTSYEDALIIKLFGFQFVNSYTSLFYIAFFRQNTKDSGVINKGKNYSDECGENNDCMTLLSLQVAMLMIMKPLPKLFTDVIKPWLKSLWKKRKCCNSNKVENGGERLKSLEDYLEHERTKEPLGDFTLSEYNEKVLQYGFLMLFTAAFPLAPLIALLTNAIDMKVDARRLLWTNRRPVAFRAEDIGMWYSILEFLNVAGVVTNSFLVAFTSSYGRSWEGDILTTNRTETVFNNVTNTSETIFVITEHIPAASRLWLIIGFEHIVFTVKFLIAYVIPDTPADVKMALSREKFHVSKILSKAGVRKGPGNKLAESASSFKSRESEDSAVNGSTEVKSTGSGNRLLDNGFYGDQQGREKLKVVVQGASSESSVGRHHRSQRLQPLPEEYLSKQSRA, from the exons ATGCAATGTGCAGATCGCAATGTGAACGACACAGTGAAGATTTTGAACGGGGATAGCGGAGTTGGCTacgataaaaagaaaagaaagaaaacgaagagACCGAGATATTTGACTTCCACAGAAGAACAGCCTGGTGAATGTCTCAGGCAACCTTCCAgccacagttacggacaacaatCAGCTAGATTGATGCCTCTTGAAAATATGATTGGTAGTGTTGAAAAGTTAGCGCACATCCACGAGGGGTTGAGTACACATCACACACAGAAAAACCATGATGAGAAGGACATTAGAAAGCTGGCACTGCAACTGGCAATCACCAAATCCAGTGAAGTTAAAACTAACAAGGTCTTACACCATGATTATGTTTTAGTTCACAAAACTGGcgacaactctaatgttcatgaaaaattgaggAAGAAATATGAACGTGAACTTCATGACCAAGGTTTTAGACTGGACCGGAAATACACAGCAGATAAAACTTTTGTGGTTTTGCACTGTTCGTTTGAGAGGCTTTGCGAAGAAGCAGAGAAAGTATCTTTAGAAATGCCATTAGAAGGG TATGTTGTTGGAGAAACATCGAATTACAGTTTATGGAAACGCTTCTGGGATCATTTTAAAACTGATGATGAAG TTGATTTTGTGAGTGCACCATTCTGTGTTTCAAAGTCTCATTTATATGAGGGAATTAACAACCCTGATACATTCTTCAGGCCTGCTCTAAGGTCTCTACTG gTGCACCATATTTTAACCGACATGGATATCAGAGACAAGGAGAGCAGACAACTTGGCCATAATGCACAAG GCCTTGGGTACATGCTTTTAGAAGGAGCCTACACTGATGCATTCATCCTCCATGAGCGATCTTTGTATGATACCCAATTCCCTCCCAATGATAACGGAGATGACAGCAGCTTCCTTCATAGCCAGGACATTGCAGATCCACGGAAGGCCTTGCATGACACATGGCTAAAACATTTCAGATATCAACCACTGTGGAAGAtaagaaattattttggaGAGAAAATTGCACTTTACTTTGGTTGGCTTG GTTTGCTGACATCCTCTCTCATTATACCCATGTTGCTTGGGTTTGCGGTCTTTCTCTGGGGACTTGTTGTTGG GATAAAAGATAACCCTTTGAATGAGGAGAGGAGCTCTACATCTTCATCCATAACACTTTGGGCCAAGAATTCATTCGACAACGAGGTCACGCCATTCTTCGCTctgattatttgtttgtgGG GGACAATCTTTTTAGAAACATGGAAACGGGAAAATGCACGGCTCTCCTATCAGTGGGATGTTGACACATTTGAAGAACag caACCAAATCGTCCCCAATACTATGGAACAGTCATGAAAAGG GATCCAGTTACAGGGGAAGAAATTTCTTTCTATCCATTCATTCGAAGGTTTTTCAAGATGTCTGGATCATTTGGAATAATGTTATTCATG ATTTGCCTTGTTTTGGGAAGTGTCGTAGCAGTCATTATATATCGAGTTATTGCAAGAGAGGATCTCTTTAAAGAAAGAGGAGCAACAGGGCCTTTGTTGGCCAGTGTGAcgtcaacctttatcaacacGCTGTCAATTATGATCATGGGAAAg CTTTACCAAAAGTTGGCAGTCATATTAACAGATTGGG AAAATCATCGTACACAGACGTCCTACGAAGACGCTCTCATTATCAAACTGTTTGGATTTCAGTTTGTCAATTCGTACACATCTCTTTTCTACATCGCTTTCTTTCGCCAG aataCTAAGGATTCTGGTGTCATTAACAAAGGAAAGAATTACAGCGATGAATGCGGAGAAAACAACGATTGCATGACACTCCTATCTCTCCAAGTGGCCATGTTGATGATAATGAAGCCACTCCCTAAACTCTTCACTGATGTCATTAAACC TTGGTTGAAAAGTTTGTGGAAGAAGAGGAAATGTTGCAATAGcaacaaagttgaaaatggCGGTGAACGCTTGAAAAGCTTGGAAGATTATCTGGAACACGAAAGGACCAAAGAACCACTGGGGGATTTTACACTCTCTGAATACAACGAAAAAG TTCTACAATATGGTTTTCTTATG CTGTTTACAGCAGCGTTTCCGCTGGCTCCTTTGATCGCATTGTTGACCAATGCTATTGATATGAAGGTGGATGCCAGGAGATTATTGTGGACCAACAGAAGGCCAGTCGCCTTCAGGGCCGAGGATATAG GAATGTGGTACAGTATTTTGGAGTTCCTGAATGTGGCAGGTGTGGTTACTAACTCGTTCCTGGTGGCTTTTACGTCATCATATGGTCGGTCCTGGGAAGGCGATATACTAACAACCAACAGGACGGAAACTGTATTTAACAACGTCACAAATACATCAGAAACCATCTTCGTTATCACCGAACACATACCCGCGGCCAGTAGGTTGTGGCTTATAATTGGCTTTGAG caTATTGTGTTCACAGTGAAGTTCTTAATCGCTTACGTCATTCCAGACACACCAGCCGATGTCAAAATGGCGCTTTCAAGG gaaaaatTCCACGTGTCCAAAATCCTCAGCAAAGCAGGTGTACGCAAAGGACCTGGAAACAAATTGGCCGAATCAGCGTCGTCCTTCAAAAGTCGCGAGAGTGAGGACAGTGCAGTGAACGGTTCAACGGAAGTGAAATCTACCGGAAGCGGAAATAGACTTCTAGATAACGGTTTCTATGGTGATCAACAGGGCAGAGAGAAACTGAAGGTGGTGGTACAAGGAGCTTCGTCGGAGAGTAGTGTGGGGAGACACCACCGGTCCCAACGGCTACAACCACTCCCCGAGGAATACCTCTCTAAACAGTCAAGAGCGTAG